The DNA segment GAAATTCGGGGTGGATGTATTCTCAGTTAGCAATATCGGTCCAGTTGTTGATGGAGCATGGGCTGGTTGGACCTGCATCGGCAATTCGATTGCCGTAACTGACAATGGTTGCTCGACAACGATACTCACCTATGGAGAGCACGCCGAAGAAGTCAAACTGATTGATTCATCCCATTAATGTGAATAACGAAAGTGGGCTTGCTCCAATGGTGAGGCAAACCCACTTCGTTCTTTCAAATCAGTCGAGCTCCAGACCGTCGCCGTTCTTGTACGGACTTATCTTCTCATAGGCGGCAGCGAGGCATAGTAGTATTCGCTCGCTGTCTTGTGCGCCGGCGAAGGAGAGTCCGATTGGCATGTTCTGACTGTCACGACCGGCGGGGACGCTGATTTCCGGCAGGTGCGCGCTGCTAGCCAGATAGGAGGCGGCGTATGGGTCGTCGCTGTCGCACTTGTAGGTGCTGTCCTTGGCGTCATGGCGGACGCTGGCGACACAGCTCATGGTCGGGTAGATGAGAGCGTCGACGCCGTTCTTGATCATGGTTTGTTCGACAGTGTTGGTGAGTGCCGGCATCTTCTCGTAGATAATCGATTGGACTTCGTCGCTCTTAAACTTGCCGGCGCTCTTCACGTTCGTCTCGTAGCCTTTGATTCGAGCAGGATTGACAGGAGTATTCGTGTCAGCCAGGGCTTTGCTCTTGTCTATCAGCTGTTGAACCGTCTTGGCCTTGCTTCGTCCGTCGTAGCGCATGTAGGTTTCATAGTTGGTAACGAATTCGGCGTCACCGACCGGTCCCACGATGCTGCTCCATAAGCCGGTGTAGGACGTCC comes from the Bifidobacterium angulatum DSM 20098 = JCM 7096 genome and includes:
- a CDS encoding amidase family protein; the encoded protein is MLPGQTWTSYTGLWSSIVGPVGDAEFVTNYETYMRYDGRSKAKTVQQLIDKSKALADTNTPVNPARIKGYETNVKSAGKFKSDEVQSIIYEKMPALTNTVEQTMIKNGVDALIYPTMSCVASVRHDAKDSTYKCDSDDPYAASYLASSAHLPEISVPAGRDSQNMPIGLSFAGAQDSERILLCLAAAYEKISPYKNGDGLELD